In Brassica rapa cultivar Chiifu-401-42 chromosome A06, CAAS_Brap_v3.01, whole genome shotgun sequence, a single window of DNA contains:
- the LOC117125667 gene encoding uncharacterized protein LOC117125667, with translation MTSSESDGVDEAFEDMFDEEFDNIIDSLLDVQTNKPKKRAYIERDRERGHIQLWNDYFHENPTYPPVMFRRRFRMNKPLFLRIVDRLTTEVPYFQQRRNAHGRYGLSPLQKCTAAIRMLAYGQSGDTYDEYLRLGESTALLCLEHFTNGIVQLFGVEYLRTPTPEDLQRLLDIGEKRGFPGMIGSIDCMHWQWKNCPTAWRGQYTRVFDDILQGRAPKVKFKVNNHTYRMAYYLTDGIYPNWSTFIQSIPLPQGPKAELFVQRQESTRKDVERAFGVLQSRFAIVKNPALLWDKEKIGKIMRTCVILHNMIVEDERDGYSLTDTSEFESGESSRGSKVKTRESLHAHNMLGMRNELRDSGKHDRLKADLVENVWQKFGNE, from the exons ATGACATCCTCAGAGTCAGATGGCGTTGATGAAGCCTTTGAAGATATGTTTGACGAAGAATTTGATAATATCATCGACTCCCTACTAGATGTTCAAACCAACAAGCCCAAAAAAAGAGCTTATATTGAAAGAGATCGGGAACGAGGACACATTCAACTATGGAACGACTATTTCCACGAAAATCCCACTTACCCGCCGGTGATGTTTAGGCGgcgttttcgaatgaacaaaCCCTTGTTCCTCCGCATTGTTGATCGCCTTACTACTGAAGTTCCATACTTTCAGCAAAGAAGAAATGCTCACGGCAGGTACGGCCTATCACCACTTCAAAAATGTACTGCAGCTATACGTATGCTCGCATATGGTCAATCTGGAGATACGTATGACGAATATCTTCGACTTGGTGAAAGTACTGCACTTTTATGTTTAGAACATTTCACTAATGGGATAGTACAATTGTTTGGAGTTGAGTATCTAAGAACACCAACACCGGAAGATCTTCAACGATTACTCGACATTGGCGAGAAGCGCGGGTTTCCCGGGATGATAGGCAGCATTGATTGTATGCATTGGCAGTGGAAGAACTGTCCAACGGCTTGGAGAGGCCAATACACCCGTG TTTTTGATGATATACTGCAAGGTCGAGCCCCTAAAGTTAAAttcaaggtcaacaaccacacttaCCGTATGGCGTACTACCTTACTGACGGAATTTATCCGAattggtcaacatttatccaatccatcccaCTTCCTCAAGGTCCTAAAGCTGAGCTATTTGTCCAACGTCAAGAATCCAccagaaaagatgtcgaacgtGCTTTCGGGGTTTTGCAATCGAGGTTTGCAATAGTTAAAAACCCTGCTCTACTATGGGACAAGGAAAAGATAGGGAAAATTATGAGAACTTGTgtcatattgcacaatatgatagtggAGGACGAACGAGACGGATACAGTCTTACTGATACATCTGAGTTCGAGTCAGGAGAGTCAAGCAGAGGTTCGAAGGTCAAAACGAGAGAAAGTTTGCATGCACATAATATGCTAGGCATGCGCAATGAACTTCGGGATTCAGGAAAACATGATAGGTTGAAAGCTGATTTAGTTGAAAATGTATGGCAAAAATTCGGTAATGAATAA
- the LOC103871716 gene encoding probable receptor-like protein kinase At5g18500, with product MSGLKIWQATVISIALFIIAILSVLSFCLIWKKKPKISKTLSLPIIQTPPISKEIKEIRIEHVSNFDPHSNEPDNFLLNLDMEKKRKNGVSSSPSGSGEEGSLCVANMSSSSLYEMATPSPLSGLPESHLGWGHWFTLRDLEIATNSFSQENVIGEGGYGVVYRGELTNGTHVAVKKILNHLGQAEKEFRVEVDAIGHVRHKNLVRLLGYCIEGTHRILVYEYMNNGNLEEWLHGAMRQHGYLTWEARMKVLTCTSKALAYLHEAIEPKVVHRDIKSSNILLDDRFNAKVSDFGLAKLLGDGKSHVTTRVMGTFGYVAPEYANTGLLNEKSDVYSFGVLILEAITGRDPVDYARPASEVNLVEWLKMMVGTKRLEEVIDPNIAVKPATRALKRVLLTALRCIDPDSEKRPKMSQVVRMLESEEYPIPREDRRGRRAQEENSDTDRSTPASRTQSKRLQ from the exons ATGTCTGGACTTAAGATCTGGCAAGCAACAGTTATCTCCATTGCCTTGTTCATCATAGCCATACTTTCtgttctttccttttgtctCATATGgaaaaagaaaccaaaaatatccaaaaccTTGAGTCTTCCCATCATCCAAACCCCTCCTATATCCAAAGAGATCAAAGAAATCAGAATTGAGCATGTCTCAAACTTTGACCCTCACAGCAATGAACCTGACAACTTCTTGCTTAATTTGGatatggagaagaagagaaagaacgGTGTAAGTAGCAGCCCATCTGGCTCAGGGGAAGAAGGTTCTCTGTGTGTTGCAAACATGTCTTCATCATCATTGTATGAGATGGCAACACCATCACCTCTCTCCGGTTTACCTGAGTCACACCTTGGTTGGGGTCATTGGTTTACTCTGAGAGATCTCGAGATAGCAACAAACAGTTTCTCACAAGAGAATGTGATTGGTGAAGGAGGATATGGAGTTGTATACAGAGGAGAGCTGACCAATGGGACTCATGTTGCTGTGAAAAAGATCTTGAACCATTT GGGACAAGCTGAGAAAGAGTTTAGAGTAGAGGTTGATGCTATTGGTCATGTGCGTCATAAGAACTTGGTACGTCTTCTTGGATACTGCATTGAAGGCACACACAG GATATTGGTTTATGAGTATATGAACAATGGGAATCTCGAAGAATGGCTTCACGGAGCAATGAGACAGCATGGATACTTAACTTGGGAGGCAAGAATGAAAGTTCTCACATGCACATCCAAGGC TCTTGCGTATCTACACGAGGCAATCGAGCCAAAAGTAGTCCACAGAGACATCAAGTCAAGCAACATATTGCTTGACGATAGATTCAACGCAAAGGTTTCAGATTTTGGCCTTGCCAAGTTGCTTGGAGATGGGAAAAGTCATGTGACCACTAGAGTGATGGGAACATTTGGGTATGTTGCTCCAGAATACGCGAATACAGGACTTCTGAATGAGAAGAGTGATGTGTACAGCTTCGGTGTCTTGATCTTAGAAGCAATAACCGGAAGGGATCCTGTGGACTATGCACGTCCTGCTAGTGAG GTGAATCTAGTTGAGTGGTTGAAGATGATGGTAGGAACTAAGAGACTGGAAGAAGTCATTGATCCAAACATAGCCGTTAAGCCAGCGACAAGAGCGTTGAAACGTGTTCTTCTTACAGCACTTAGATGCATTGATCCTGACTCTGAAAAGAGACCTAAAATGAGCCAAGTTGTGCGTATGCTAGAGTCTGAGGAATATCCCATACCAAGAGAG GATCGGAGAGGGCGTAGAGCGCAAGAGGAAAACTCGGATACTGATAGAAGCACACCGGCTTCAAGAACACAGAGCAAGAGGCTTCAGTAA
- the LOC103871717 gene encoding nuclear envelope-associated protein 3 isoform X1, whose amino-acid sequence METGKMAASVSLREEDDPLLNDLSEKKQSFRRNVVSLAADLKQARTRLAEQERSCSQEVISRQEAEARVKRMEDEMLELAKELNKKVEQIRASDLATEKYVKEVGEIKSQLAATQATAEASALSAASAQSQCRLLSKHLHERTGSLKEQEDQVTRLGKQLENLQKELEARESSQKQLRDEVSKVEGVASVLLEEDSPKNFERIDKLLKAKDDEIARLRDELKIISAHWRFKTQELEDQVENQRRINQELKKKVLKLEFCLGETRIQTRKLHKIGERNAVAIQELKKQLAAKKQHEAGPFNNQNFWDKSGFKVVVSISMLILVAFSRR is encoded by the exons ATGGAGACTG GTAAAATGGCAGCTTCTGTTAGCTTAAGAGAAGAGGATGATCCTCTGTTGAATGATCTGAGTGAGAAGAAGCAGAGTTTCAGGAGAAATGTTGTGTCTTTAGCCGCTGACTTGAAGCAAGCAAGGACTCGTCTCGCTGAACAGGAGCGTTCGTGTTCACAAGAAGTCATCTCGAGGCAG GAAGCAGAAGCAAGAGTTAAGAGAATGGAAGATGAAATGCTCGAACTTGCTAAGGAACTAAACAAGAAAGTTGAGCAGATCCGTGCCTCGGATCTTGCTACTGAGAAGTATGTGAAGGAAGTGGGTGAGATCAAGTCACAGCTTGCAGCAACACAGGCAACTGCAGAGGCAAGTGCTTTATCAGCTGCATCAGCTCAGTCTCAGTGCAGACTGCTCTCCAAGCATTTGCACGAGAGGACTGGTTCATTAAAAGAGCAAGAGGACCAAGTAACTCGACTTGGTAAGCAGCTAGAGAATCTACAGAAGGAGCTGGAAGCTAGAGAATCTTCACAGAAGCAGCTAAGAGATGAGGTTTCGAAAGTTGAAGGTGTTGCATCAGTGCTACTAGAGGAAGATTCTCCAAAGAATTTTGAAAGAATCGATAAACTTTTGAAGGCTAAAGATGATGAGATAGCGAGACTGAGAGATGAACTGAAGATTATATCGGCTCACTGGAGGTTTAAGACACAGGAGTTAGAAGATCag GTGGAGAATCAAAGGAGGATTAACCAGGAGCTTAAAAAGAAGGTGCTGAAGCTAGAGTTTTGCCTTGGCGAAACACGCATCCAAACTCGAAAACTTCACAAG ATCGGAGAGAGAAACGCTGTGGCAATACAAGAACTCAAGAAGCAACTAGCTGCAAAAAAACAGCATGAAGCTGGTCCTTTTAATAACCAAAACTTCTGGGACAAGTCAGGTTTCAAggttgttgtctccatttcgaTGCTGATATTAGTTGCCTTTTCTAGGCGTTAA
- the LOC103871713 gene encoding pentatricopeptide repeat-containing protein At1g09410, mitochondrial yields the protein MKAQLLLRRAFCSSVTPSANAKITHPSRTSQIHEARKLFDSCDSNSVSSWNSMVSEHFTNRMPRGAQLLFDQIGERNITSWNGLVSGYMNNGEMEEAKKVFDEMPKKNEVLWTMLQDRRNDDASQGRRCGDVSELSKGIRKSTGCSWTEVGDKAHTFAMGDIHQEQEAIVKFLDEWDVLLREDGYNPDCDAEEGERVDSLSGRYHSERLAVAYGLLKLPEGVPLRIMKNLRVCKDCHAAINLISKVKEKDIILRDAKRLRGCLFHHLSSPSK from the coding sequence ATGAAGGCACAGTTACTCCTACGTAGAGCGTTTTGCTCAAGCGTCACTCCCAGTGCAAACGCTAAAATTACTCATCCCTCACGTACCAGCCAGATTCATGAAGCCAGGAAGCTTTTCGATTCATGTGACTCTAACTCAGTCTCTTCCTGGAACTCCATGGTGTCTGAGCATTTCACAAACCGCATGCCTCGCGGGGCACAGCTTCTCTTCGACCAGATAGGCGAGAGAAACATCACCTCTTGGAACGGGTTGGTGTCCGGGTATATGAATAACGGAGAGATGGAGGAAGCTAAGAAAGTGTTTGACGAGATGCCTAAGAAGAATGAGGTACTTTGGACTATGCTTCAAGACAGGAGAAACGATGATGCATCTCAAGGTAGGAGGTGTGGTGATGTTTCAGAACTGAGTAAAGGTATAAGAAAGTCAACAGGTTGTAGCTGGACTGAAGTTGGAGATAAGGCTCACACGTTCGCTATGGGAGATATCCATCAAGAGCAAGAAGCGATTGTGAAGTTTCTGGATGAATGGGATGTGTTATTGAGAGAAGATGGGTATAATCCTGATTGCGATGCAGAGGAGGGAGAGAGAGTTGATAGCCTGAGTGGGAGATATCATAGCGAGAGACTCGCGGTGGCTTATGGTCTCTTGAAGCTACCAGAAGGAGTACCCCTCCGCATCATGAAAAACCTTAGAGTTTGTAAAGATTGCCATGCAGCTATCAACCTAATCTCTAAGGTGAAAGAGAAGGATATCATTTTAAGAGATGCAAAGAGATTACGGGGCTGTTTGTTTCACCATTTGTCATCTCCatccaaatga
- the LOC103871720 gene encoding cinnamoyl-CoA reductase 1-like translates to MNVGGKVVCVTGASGYIASWIVKLLLLRGYTVRATVRNPTDAAKTEHLLALEGAKERLKLFKADLLEECSFEQAIECCDAVFHTASPVKFIVTNPQTELIDPALKGTMNVLNTCKKTSSVKRVIVTSSMAAVIVRQPPLEPNDVVDESFFSDPSVCMETEYWYPLSKTLAENVAWQFSKENGMDMVFINPGFIIGPLLQPTLNFSVEMIVDMINGKNPFNSIYYRFVDVRDVALAHVKALETPSANGRYIMDGASMTIYEIKEIMRELFPDMCVADTKEEGEIKEIIYKVCVEKVKNLGVEFTPLKSSLRDTIISLKEKCLV, encoded by the exons atgaaCGTCGGAGGAAAGGTGGTCTGCGTCACCGGAGCTTCTGGTTACATAGCTTCCTGGATTGTGAAGCTTTTGCTCCTTCGTGGCTACACCGTCAGGGCTACCGTTCGAAACCCAA cGGACGCAGCGAAAACAGAACATCTTCTTGCACTTGAGGGTGCAAAAGAAAGACTAAAACTGTTCAAAGCAGATCTTTTGGAAGAATGTTCCTTCGAGCAAGCAATCGAATGTTGTGACGCTGTCTTCCATACGGCTTCTCCGGTTAAGTTCATCGTCACGAATCCTCAG ACGGAGCTAATAGATCCAGCATTAAAGGGTACTATGAACGTCCTCAATACATGCAAGAAAACTTCCTCTGTCAAAAGAGTCATTGTAACATCCTCCATGGCTGCGGTTATTGTTCGTCAACCCCCTTTGGAACCAAACGACGTGGTGGACGAGTCTTTCTTCTCTGATCCAAGTGTTTGCATGGAAACAGAG TACTGGTATCCACTCTCCAAGACGTTGGCAGAGAATGTAGCGTGGCAATTTTCCAAAGAAAACGGAATGGACATGGTCTTCATTAATCCAGGATTTATAATCGGCCCACTTTTGCAACCAACCCTTAATTTTTCGGTAGAGATGATTGTGGATATGATAAACGGTAAGAACCCTTTCAACTCAATATACTACAGGTTCGTGGACGTGAGAGATGTTGCCTTGGCTCATGTCAAAGCATTGGAGACTCCTTCGGCCAATGGCAGATACATAATGGATGGCGCAAGTATGACCATATACGAGATTAAAGAGATAATGCGTGAATTATTTCCAGATATGTGTGTTGCTGATAC GAAAGAAGAAGGTGAGATCAAAGAAATCATTTACAAAGTGTGTGTGGAGAAAGTGAAGAATTTGGGAGTTGAGTTCACTCCTCTCAAATCAAGCCTTAGAGATACTATCATTAGCCTCAAAGAAAAATGTCTCGTATGA
- the LOC103871721 gene encoding cinnamoyl-CoA reductase 1: MNGGGKVVCVTGASGYIASWIVKLLLLRGYTVRATVQNPTDTAETEHLLALEGAKERLKLFKADLLEDCSFEKAIEGCDAVFHTASPVKFIVTDPQTELIDPAVKGTLNVLNTCKKTSSVKRVIVTSSTAAVLVRQPPLEPNDVVDETFFSDPSVCMERKLWYPLSKTLAENVAWQFAKDNGMDMVVVNPGFIIGPLLQPTLNFSVEIIVDMVKGKNPFNCRYYSFVDVRDVALAHVKALETPSANGRYIISGPSVTINHIKETMRELFPKLCIDDTNGEGLMDGVNCTICVDKVKNLGVEFTPLKSSLRDTIISLKEKWLL, translated from the exons ATGAACGGCGGAGGAAAGGTGGTCTGCGTCACCGGAGCTTCCGGTTACATAGCTTCTTGGATTGTTAAGCTTTTGCTCCTCCGTGGCTACACCGTCAGAGCTACCGTTCAAAACCCAA cGGACACGGCGGAAACAGAACATCTTCTTGCACTTGAGGGTGCAAAAGAAAGACTAAAACTGTTCAAAGCAGATCTTTTGGAAGATTGTTCCTTCGAGAAAGCTATCGAAGGTTGTGACGCTGTCTTTCATACAGCTTCTCCGGTTAAATTCATCGTCACGGATCCTCAG ACTGAGCTAATAGATCCAGCCGTAAAGGGTACTCTTAACGTCCTTAACACATGCAAGAAAACTTCCTCCGTCAAAAGAGTCATTGTAACATCGTCCACTGCTGCGGTTCTTGTTCGTCAACCCCCTTTGGAGCCAAACGATGTGGTGGACGAGACTTTCTTCTCTGATCCAAGTGTTTGCATGGAAAGAAAG TTATGGTATCCACTCTCCAAAACACTGGCAGAGAATGTAGCATGGCAATTTGCTAAAGACAACGGAATGGACATGGTCGTGGTAAATCCAGGATTTATAATCGGCCCACTTTTGCAACCAACCCTTAACTTTTCGGTAGAGATCATTGTGGATATGGTAAAGGGTAAGAACCCTTTCAACTGTAGATACTACAGCTTCGTGGACGTGAGAGATGTTGCTTTGGCTCATGTCAAAGCGTTGGAGACTCCTTCCGCCAATGGTAGATACATAATCAGCGGCCCGAGTGTGACGATAAACCACATTAAAGAGACTATGCGTGAATTATTTCCAAAATTGTGTATTGATGATAC GAATGGAGAAGGTCTGATGGATGGAGTCAATTGCACAATATGTGTGGATAAAGTGAAGAATTTGGGAGTTGAGTTCACTCCTCTCAAATCAAGCCTTAGAGATACTATCATTAGCCTTAAAGAAAAGTGGCTCTTATGA
- the LOC103871717 gene encoding nuclear envelope-associated protein 3 isoform X2 yields MAASVSLREEDDPLLNDLSEKKQSFRRNVVSLAADLKQARTRLAEQERSCSQEVISRQEAEARVKRMEDEMLELAKELNKKVEQIRASDLATEKYVKEVGEIKSQLAATQATAEASALSAASAQSQCRLLSKHLHERTGSLKEQEDQVTRLGKQLENLQKELEARESSQKQLRDEVSKVEGVASVLLEEDSPKNFERIDKLLKAKDDEIARLRDELKIISAHWRFKTQELEDQVENQRRINQELKKKVLKLEFCLGETRIQTRKLHKIGERNAVAIQELKKQLAAKKQHEAGPFNNQNFWDKSGFKVVVSISMLILVAFSRR; encoded by the exons ATGGCAGCTTCTGTTAGCTTAAGAGAAGAGGATGATCCTCTGTTGAATGATCTGAGTGAGAAGAAGCAGAGTTTCAGGAGAAATGTTGTGTCTTTAGCCGCTGACTTGAAGCAAGCAAGGACTCGTCTCGCTGAACAGGAGCGTTCGTGTTCACAAGAAGTCATCTCGAGGCAG GAAGCAGAAGCAAGAGTTAAGAGAATGGAAGATGAAATGCTCGAACTTGCTAAGGAACTAAACAAGAAAGTTGAGCAGATCCGTGCCTCGGATCTTGCTACTGAGAAGTATGTGAAGGAAGTGGGTGAGATCAAGTCACAGCTTGCAGCAACACAGGCAACTGCAGAGGCAAGTGCTTTATCAGCTGCATCAGCTCAGTCTCAGTGCAGACTGCTCTCCAAGCATTTGCACGAGAGGACTGGTTCATTAAAAGAGCAAGAGGACCAAGTAACTCGACTTGGTAAGCAGCTAGAGAATCTACAGAAGGAGCTGGAAGCTAGAGAATCTTCACAGAAGCAGCTAAGAGATGAGGTTTCGAAAGTTGAAGGTGTTGCATCAGTGCTACTAGAGGAAGATTCTCCAAAGAATTTTGAAAGAATCGATAAACTTTTGAAGGCTAAAGATGATGAGATAGCGAGACTGAGAGATGAACTGAAGATTATATCGGCTCACTGGAGGTTTAAGACACAGGAGTTAGAAGATCag GTGGAGAATCAAAGGAGGATTAACCAGGAGCTTAAAAAGAAGGTGCTGAAGCTAGAGTTTTGCCTTGGCGAAACACGCATCCAAACTCGAAAACTTCACAAG ATCGGAGAGAGAAACGCTGTGGCAATACAAGAACTCAAGAAGCAACTAGCTGCAAAAAAACAGCATGAAGCTGGTCCTTTTAATAACCAAAACTTCTGGGACAAGTCAGGTTTCAAggttgttgtctccatttcgaTGCTGATATTAGTTGCCTTTTCTAGGCGTTAA
- the LOC103872178 gene encoding glutathione S-transferase T3-like, producing the protein MDTFSQSSPGFVNLLSSQSSKTVEVGSSEVPKPAGERRKWTTQEDIILISAWLNTSKDPIVSNQQKLGSFWRRIEDYFNASAQLGGFLPREWSQCKHRWGRLNEQVCKFVGSYEAALKEQSSGQNENDVMKSAHDIFFNDHQAKFALEHAWRELRYDQKWRSNSISRDGGKAKMKEAAETVPDSDEARPPGVKACKAAKRKKPGNEAAFDRLEIILEKKQNISKQKILDRLLSKNIATLTEAEVALKDKLVSEML; encoded by the coding sequence ATGGATACGTTTTCACAAAGTTCTCCCGGTTTTGTGAACCTATTATCTTCCCAGTCCAGTAAAACCGTAGAAGTAGGGTCGTCTGAGGTTCCTAAACCGGCTGGTGAAAGGAGAAAGTGGACGACTCAAGAAGACATTATCCTCATCAGTGCCTGGTTAAACACAAGCAAAGATCCCATAGTTAGTAACCAGCAGAAACTAGGGTCGTTTTGGAGAAGAATAGAGGATTACTTTAATGCAAGCGCTCAGCTAGGTGGCTTTCTACCTAGAGAGTGGAGTCAGTGTAAGCATAGGTGGGGAAGGTTGAATGAACAAGTGTGTAAATTTGTGGGAAGCTATGAGGCAGCATTGAAGGAGCAATCAAGTGGGCAGAACGAGAACGATGTCATGAAGTCAGCTCATGACATCTTCTTTAACGACCACCAGGCGAAGTTTGCACTTGAACACGCGTGGAGGGAGCTGAGGTATGATCAGAAGTGGAGATCGAACTCTATATCAAGAGATGGTGGAAAGGCGAAAATGAAGGAAGCTGCGGAGACGGTGCCTGACTCGGATGAGGCTAGGCCTCCTGGCGTTAAGGCTTGCAAAGCAGCCAAACGCAAGAAGCCTGGCAATGAAGCTGCATTTGATCGCCTGGAGATCATTCTAGAGAAGAAACAGAATATTTCGAAACAGAAAATACTTGATCGTCTCCTCTCTAAGAACATAGCTACTCTAACTGAAGCTGAGGTCGCTTTGAAGGACAAACTTGTTTCTGAGATGCTTTAG
- the LOC103871718 gene encoding PLASMODESMATA CALLOSE-BINDING PROTEIN 4 — protein MAKQSYFFLFLSLVSLSSSTTTTHDVLNPPTVFPTNPTTTPPVTTFPPVTITPTNPATTVPLTPPVTTVPATLTPPVTNPVTQYPPTQPSGTVPVIPSNSPSVSGQSWCVAKPGASQTSLQLALDYACGLGGADCSQIQQGGNCYSPISLQNHASFAFNSYYQKNPSPQSCDFGGAASLVSTNPSTGSCIYQTGSSTSTTPTPSTQTVNQPPVTSTPIIPTGGGIIGVGTPPAVFNPANPSSNTLNNPLSGGPAVYGFDGSPNGNNPTLSDSTNLQLHFGHTLVVTLILHAVLFH, from the exons ATGGCAAAACAGAGTTActtcttcttgtttctttcTCTTGTCTCACTCTCTTCCTCAACAACTACAACTCATGATGTCTTAAACCCACCAACGGTCTTCCCTACAAACCCTACAACTACACCACCGGTTACCACATTTCCTCCAGTGACCATAACGCCAACAAACCCTGCCACAACAGTTCCTCTTACACCTCCAGTAACAACAGTCCCTGCAACACTCACACCACCTGTGACCAACCCGGTGACACAGTACCCTCCAACACAACCCTCAGGAACGGTTCCTGTGATTCCATCAAACTCTCCTTCGGTTTCAGGTCAAAGCTGGTGCGTGGCAAAGCCTGGAGCCTCTCAAACCTCACTCCAACTGGCTCTTGACTATGCCTGCGGGTTAGGTGGAGCGGATTGCTCTCAGATACAGCAAGGAGGCAACTGTTATTCGCCTATCAGTCTTCAGAACCATGCCTCATTTGCCTTCAACAGCTATTACCAGAAGAACCCTTCTCCTCAAAGCTGCGATTTTGGCGGTGCAGCCTCACTTGTTAGCACCAACCCAA GCACTGGTTCTTGTATTTACCAAACAGGCTCATCAACATCAACAACACCAACCCCATCAACACAAACGGTGAACCAGCCTCCTGTCACATCAACACCAATAATACCAACAGGAGGCGGGATAATCGG GGTTGGAACTCCACCAGCAGTGTTTAACCCGgcgaatccttcatcaaacactCTAAACAATCCATTATCAGGAGGTCCCGCGGTCTACGGGTTTGATGGTTCACCTAATGGGAACAATCCAACGTTATCAGACTCTACCAACTTGCAGCTTCACTTTGGTCACACTCTGGTGGTAACATTGATTCTTCACGCAGTGCTATTTCATTAG
- the LOC103871719 gene encoding uncharacterized protein LOC103871719, producing MDPSDEITDFKRKQEFIDHLYNVADSSYGMPTSCPCGGRIIDEVRVKEEYDTRPGKRFFSCINYEADGLHYRQPWVIGVQEEMVRMRERVDEAVEIIKCVPILTKQIESLEAQVKRLTLLLDKLTGDVYNLTVQAAALEKACFD from the exons ATGGATCCCTCAGACGAGATAACAGATTTTAAGAGGAAGCAGGAGTTCATCGACCACCTGTACAACGTTGCCGATTCGTCATATGGGATGCCGACAAGCTGTCCGTGTGGTGGTAGAATCATCGACGAGGTTCGGGTGAAGGAGGAGTACGACACGCGTCCCGGGAAGCGCTTCTTCAGCTGCATAAACTACGAG GCTGATGGGTTGCATTACCGTCAGCCTTGGGTTATAGGTGTCCAGGAGGAGATGGTACGCATGCGTGAGCGTGTGGATGAGGCTGTTGAGATCATCAAATGTGTGCCCATTCTCACTAAACAGATCGAGAGTCTTGAG GCACAGGTTAAGAGGCTCACATTGCTGCTTGATAAGCTCACCGGTGACGTCTATAACCTCACAGTCCAGGCGGCTGCTCTGGAGAAGGCCTGTTTCGACTGA